From the genome of Lotus japonicus ecotype B-129 chromosome 6, LjGifu_v1.2, one region includes:
- the LOC130722174 gene encoding subtilisin-like protease SBT5.6 yields MAFNNIIISATCLVLTLLLPLASCTKNKQIYVVEFGEHYSEGDKLTSHEIENTHHSYLLSVKGTEEEAQASLLYSYKHTINGFAAFLTPKEANIFSEMEGVVSVRESQSRIYSLHTTRSWKFVGLDEILNPYWEEKSNQTDGDLLEKAKYGENIIVGMIDNGVWPESKSFSDEGMGPVPQKWKGVCQNGTAFGSSQCNRKIIGARYYLRGYESEFGPLDEKEDYKSARDKDGHGTHTASIVAGRVVPKASALGGFARGTASGGAPLARLAIYKACWPLKGKSKDEGNICTDIDLLKAIDDAVGDGVDILSISIGFKTPLPYEDDVIAKSTLHAVKKNIVAVCSAGNLGPLPQRLSNPAPWIITIGASTVDRSFLAPVKLSSGTIIEGRSITPLHMENSFRPLVLARDVVHPGVASEDSGFCLDNSLQPNKVQGKIVLCMRGKGGRVKKGLEVQRAGGVGLILGNNKTYGNDVPSDPHFIPATAVSYENVLKLINYVHSSPNPMAQILPGRTVLESKPAPSMASFSSRGPNIIDPNILKPDITAPGVDILAAWTPKDGPTRMTFQDKRVVEYNIFSGTSMSCPHVSAAAALLKAIHPTWSSAAIRSALITTAIAIDNTGNPLTDETGNPATPFAMGSGHFNPKRAADPGLVYNASYTDYLLYTCSLGVTQKLNVRYNCPKSVHEPIDLNYPSIQVHRLNHTRTIKRTVTNVGRSRSVYKFIAKSPEEYSITATPKLLKFSHVGQKKNFIITVTANRDKIPKAMFDSNKYYFGWYAWTGEYNVVRSPVAVSFA; encoded by the exons ATGGCATTCAACAACATCATTATTTCTGCAACATGTCTCGTGCTCACCCTCCTCCTTCCATTGGCCTCATGCACCAAAAACAAACAG ATTTATGTAGTTGAGTTTGGAGAGCACTATAGTGAAGGAGATAAATTAACATCTCATGAAATAGAGAATACTCATCATTCTTATCTGCTTTCGGTGAAAGGAACTGAAGAGGAAGCTCAAGCTTCCCTTCTTTATAGCTACAAACACACTATCAATGGCTTTGCAGCATTTCTTACCCCAAAAGAAGCCAATATCTTCTCAG AAATGGAGGGAGTGGTCTCTGTGCGTGAGAGCCAGTCAAGGATCTACTCTTTGCACACCACAAGGTCATGGAAGTTTGTGGGGTTAGATGAGATTTTAAATCCTTATTGGGAAGAAAAATCTAATCAGACAGATGGAGACTTGctagaaaaagcaaaatatggGGAAAATATCATAGTAGGAATGATTGATAATG GGGTGTGGCCAGAGTCAAAGAGCTTCAGTGATGAAGGGATGGGGCCTGTTCCACAAAAATGGAAAGGAGTGTGCCAAAATGGAACTGCTTTCGGTTCATCTCAATGCAATAG AAAAATCATTGGAGCAAGGTATTACTTACGTGGTTATGAAAGTGAATTTGGCCCTCTAGATGAAAAGGAGGATTACAAATCAGCTCGTGACAAAGATGGGCATGGAACTCATACAGCTTCCATAGTTGCGGGCCGTGTGGTTCCAAAAGCCTCGGCCCTTGGAGGCTTCGCGAGAGGCACAGCCTCTGGCGGAGCCCCCTTAGCCAGGCTTGCTATATACAAAGCATGTTGGCCACTCAAAGGGAAATCAAAAGATGAAGGCAACATATGCACAGATATTGATCTTCTTAAAGCTATAGATGATGCCGTTGGCGATGGTGTTGATATTTTAAGCATTTCCATTGGGTTCAAAACACCTCTCCCTTATGAGGATGATGTCATTGCTAAGAGCACATTACATGCTGTTAAGAAGAACATTGTGGCGGTTTGCAGTGCTGGGAACTTAGGTCCATTGCCTCAAAGGTTGTCAAACCCTGCTCCATGGATCATCACTATTGGTGCTAGTACTGTGGACCGTTCCTTCCTTGCTCCAGTTAAGCTGAGTAGTGGCACAATCATTGAG GGTCGATCCATTACTCCACTACACATGGAAAACAGCTTCCGCCCATTGGTTCTTGCTAGAGATGTTGTGCATCCAGGCGTGGCTAGTGAAGATTCAGG ATTTTGCCTAGACAATAGCCTTCAACCAAACAAGGTTCAAGGGAAGATAGTTCTCTGCATGAGAGGGAAAGGGGGCAGAGTGAAAAAAGGCTTGGAAGTTCAAAGGGCAGGTggtgttggtctcatccttggGAACAATAAAACTTATGGAAATGATGTACCCTCTGATCCTCATTTCATCCCAGCCACTGCTGTGTCCTATGAGAATGTCTTAAAACTTATTAACTATGTCCATTCCTCTCCTAATCCAATGGCTCAGATTCTGCCAGGAAGAACAGTGTTAGAATCCAAACCAGCACCCTCCATGGCCTCCTTCTCTAGTAGAGGTCCAAATATAATTGACCCTAACATTTTGAAG CCTGATATTACAGCACCTGGAGTGGACATATTGGCAGCATGGACCCCTAAAGATGGCCCTACAAGAATGACATTTCAGGATAAACGAGTTGTTGAATACAATATCTTCTCTGGAACTTCAATGTCTTGCCCTCATGTTTCTGCAGCAGCAGCTCTTCTCAAAGCCATTCACCCTACTTGGAGCAGTGCAGCTATAAGATCTGCACTCATCACTACAG CCATAGCAATTGACAACACTGGTAATCCATTAACTGATGAAACTGGAAATCCTGCAACACCTTTTGCAATGGGTTCTGGTCACTTCAACCCCAAAAGAGCAGCAGATCCTGGACTTGTTTACAATGCCTCCTACACCGACTACCTTCTATACACTTGTAGCCTAGGAGTAACTCAAAAATTAAATGTTAGATATAATTGTCCAAAGTCAGTTCATGAACCTATAGATCTCAATTATCCATCCATACAAGTCCATAGACTCAATCACACTAGAACTATTAAGAGGACAGTGACCAATGTTGGTAGGAGCAGGAGTGTGTACAAGTTTATTGCAAAGTCACCTGAAGAATACTCCATTACAGCCACTCCAAAGTTACTGAAATTCAGTCATGTGGGGCAGAAAAAGAACTTCATCATCACTGTGACAGCAAACAGGGATAAGATACCAAAAGCCATGTTTGACTCTAACAAGTACTATTTTGGATGGTATGCTTGGACTGGGGAATATAATGTAGTAAGAAGCCCAGTGGCAGTGTCTTTTGCATAA
- the LOC130722178 gene encoding uncharacterized protein LOC130722178, with protein MSTVRSNSTLVFFFIFFLFVTPSQSLSFSSYLRYRNLFSLSHSLLTAVANLRASRGDVAAADRARAMADSIDKMSGIGFLRFLWSAWSWSWKDLSLTDLYGAVSDINELLRSLNEFTRLESPAQTSAWLSRNYQKLLKVTKSLSRKLLNSFGQSKVVREIVETLQKEVVEGGLIRDCLQVGTKDLKALVQVLKDLILQFSPATDKDPDL; from the exons ATGTCAACCGTCCGATCAAACTCAACCCtcgtcttcttcttcatcttcttcctcttcgtcACACCCTCCCAATCACTCTCCTTCTCTTCCTACCTCCGCTACCGAAACCTCTTCTCCCTCTCACATTCCCTCCTCACCGCCGTCGCCAACCTCCGCGCCTCCCGCGGCGATGTCGCCGCCGCCGACAGGGCCAGAGCCATGGCTGACAGCATCGACAAGATGTCCGGCATTGGGTTCCTGAGGTTCCTATGGTCCGCCTGGTCCTGGTCATGGAAGGACCTCTCCCTCACTGACCTCTACGGCGCCGTTTCCGACATCAACGAGTTGCTGAGAAGCTTGAACGAGTTCACTCGCTTGGAATCGCCCGCTCAAACCTCTGCTTGGCTTTCCCGAAATTACCAAAAACTCCTCAAAGTCACTAAATCCCTATCCCGCAAGCTTCTCAATTCGTTTGGTCAATCG AAAGTGGTGAGGGAAATAGTGGAGACGTTGCAAAAGGAGGTGGTGGAAGGAGGGTTAATCAGAGATTGTCTTCAAGTGGGCACCAAGGATTTGAAGGCATTGGTTCAGgttctcaaggatttgatattGCAATTCTCTCCAGCTACTGATAAAGACCCTGATCTATAA
- the LOC130722176 gene encoding uncharacterized protein LOC130722176: MDTDVVGDSVNKQNDDEVYKEEDVDEDFDDDDDDDDDDDDDDEPATLGFVDKPKDEWSLCRQYFPSKAGGVPAWLDPLNIPSGSSSVCDICGDPLQFLLQVYAPTEKETTFHRMLFVFICPSMTCLLRDQHEQWKRHPERPSRSVKVFRCQLPCVNPFYSSECPKDDGSHKPATSGAALCDWCGTWKGDKLCSSCRQVRYCCEKHQVMSWRSGHKIACQQIKVSSSVSGPNKSVTTSLESRKVGSNNVWPEFEITIEDESEYNRDISDTLANSLRLSDSLISKNTADESMNLDLDSFQGDDEKKSWVSFQDRIAKAPEQVLRYYRNTNARPLWPVFSGRPSEADIPKCSYCGGTMCCEFQVLPQLLYYFGVDNEPNSLDWATIVVYACEASCEASLHYKQEYAWVQLYSSSAT, translated from the exons ATGGATACTGATGTTGTTGGAGATTCTGTCAACAAGCAAAATGATGATGAAGTTTACAAAGAGGAAGATGTAGATGAggattttgatgatgatgatgatgatgatgatgatgatgatgatgatgacgaacCTGCCACTCTTGGTTTCGTTGACAAGCCAAAGGATGAATGGTCTCTTTGCCGCCAATATTTCCCAAGCAAAGCTGGAGGAGTCCCGGCTTGGCTTGACCCTCTTAATATACCATCAGGAAGTTCATCTGTGTGTGACATTTGTGGAGACCCTTTACAGTTCCTGCTTCAG GTTTATGCGCCAACTGAGAAGGAAACCACGTTTCACCGGATGCTGTTTGTTTTTATATGTCCTTCTATGACATGTCTTCTCAGGGATCAGCATGAGCAATGGAAACGCCACCCTGAAAGACCATCTAGAAG TGTGAAGGTTTTCCGTTGTCAGTTACCTTGTGTTAATCCGTTTTACTCAAGCGAATGCCCTAAGGATGATGGAAGCCACAAGCCTGCCACCAGTGGAG CTGCTCTTTGTGATTGGTGTGGCACTTGGAAAGGAGATAAGCTCTGTAGTAGTTGCAGACAAGTGCGGTATTGCTGTGAAAAACACCAG GTCATGAGTTGGCGCTCAGGGCATAAAATTGCTTGCCAGCAGATAAAAGTTTCTTCATCTGTTAGTGGACCCAACAAAAGTGTAACAACCTCATTGGAGTCTCGTAAGG TTGGAAGCAACAATGTGTGGCCTGAATTTGAGATCACCATTGAAGATGAAAGTGAATATAACAGAGACATATCCGATACCTTAGCTAATTCCTTGAGATTAAGTGATTCCTTGATCTCGAAGAATACGGCTGATGAATCAATGAATTTAGATTTAGATAGCTTTCAG GGTGATGATGAGAAAAAGAGCTGGGTCTCCTTCCAGGATCGAATTGCCAAAGCCCCTGAACAAGTGTTGAG GTATTACAGGAATACTAATGCTAGGCCACTATGGCCTGTTTTTAGTGGTCGGCCATCCGAAGCTGATATCCCTAAATGCAGCTATTGTGGTGGAACTATGTGCTGTGAGTTTCAG GTTTTGCCGCAGCTTCTGTATTACTTCGGCGTTGACAATGAACCCAACTCTTTGGATTGGGCTACAATTGTCGTGTATGCATGTGAAGCCTCTTGCGAAGCAAGTTTGCATTACAAGCAAGAATATGCTTGGGTTCAACTTTATTCATCTTCTGCTACCTAA